In a genomic window of Sardina pilchardus chromosome 20, fSarPil1.1, whole genome shotgun sequence:
- the trim9 gene encoding E3 ubiquitin-protein ligase TRIM9 isoform X1, producing MESLTLGNLTSYKTMDEMEEELKCPVCGSFFREPIILPCSHNICLACARNILVQTPDAESPQSSRASGSGVSDYDYLDLDKMSLYSEADSGYGSYGGFVSAPTTPCQKSPNGVRVFPPAVPPQPQQQHLLPFPGGLPPIPRNSCITCPQCHRSLILDDRGLRGFPKNRVLEGVVDRYQQSKAAALKCQLCEKSPREATVMCEQCDVFYCDPCRLRCHPPRGPLAKHRLVPPAQGRISRRTSPRKISTCTEHELENLSMYCVQCKTPVCYQCLEEGKHSTHEVKALGAMWKLHKGQLSQALNGLSDRATEAKEFLVQLRNMVQHIQENGVEFEACLVAQCDALIDALNRRKAQLLSRVNKEHEHKLKVVRDQISHCTVKLRQTTGLMEYCLEVIKENDPSGFLQISDALIRRVHMTEGQWGKGTLTPRMTSDFDLTLDSGPLLQSIHQLDFVQMKVPAAPILQLEECCTQNNSATLSWKQPPLSTIAVDGYILELDDGNGGVFREVYVGSETICTVDGLHFNSTYKSRVKAFNGSGVGQYSKTLVMQTSETGLPPCDINSLAAVAWFVFDPASAHPDILLSNDNLTVTCNSYDDRVVMGNTAFSRGVHYWEITIDRYDNHPDPAFGIARGDVLKDVMLGKDDKAWAMYVDNNRSWFMHNNSHTNRTDGGIGKGATVGVLLDFTRGILIFLINDEQQGPVAFEGMEGLYYPAISLNRNVQVTLHTGLPIPDFYTPGEPDPNGSVC from the exons ATGGAGAGTCTTACACTCGGGAACCTGACCTCATATAAAACCATGGATGAGATGGAAGAAGAGCTGAAATGCCCTGTATGTGGGTCTTTTTTCCGGGAGCCTATAATTCTGCCGTGCTCTCACAACATTTGCCTTGCTTGTGCGCGGAATATCCTAGTGCAAACTCCTGATGCCGAGTCACCACAGAGCAGCCGGGCATCGGGCTCCGGTGTGTCCGACTATGACTACCTGGACCTGGACAAGATGAGCCTATACAGTGAAGCTGACAGCGGCTATGGTTCGTATGGGGGCTTCGTCAGTGCGCCGACCACCCCTTGCCAAAAATCCCCGAACGGGGTGCGGGTGTTTCCCCCTGCCGTTCCCCCACAACCTCAACAACAACACTTGCTCCCGTTCCCCGGAGGACTGCCTCCGATCCCCCGCAACTCCTGTATCACCTGCCCGCAGTGCCACCGCAGCCTTATTCTAGATGACCGGGGACTTCGCGGCTTCCCCAAGAACCGGGTCCTGGAAGGGGTGGTCGACCGGTACCAACAGAGCAAAGCGGCGGCGCTTAAATGTCAGTTATGCGAGAAGAGCCCCAGGGAAGCTACGGTGATGTGCGAGCAGTGTGATGTCTTCTACTGCGACCCGTGCCGGCTGCGGTGTCACCCACCTCGGGGTCCGCTGGCCAAGCACCGTCTGGTGCCCCCAGCTCAGGGCCGCATCAGCCGCCGGACGAGTCCGCGAAAGATATCCACCTGCACGGAACATGAGTTGGAAAATCTCAGCATGTACTGTGTCCAGTGCAAGACGCCCGTGTGCTACCAGTGCCTGGAGGAAGGCAAACACTCGACGCACGAAGTCAAAGCTCTCGGGGCGATGTGGAAATTGCACAAG GGCCAGCTGTCTCAGGCTCTCAACGGGCTGTCTGACCGTGCCACTGAGGCCAAAGAGTTCCTGGTGCAGCTCAGAAACATGGTGCAGCATATCcag GAGAACGGTGTGGAGTTTGAGGCGTGTTTGGTGGCCCAGTGTGACGCTCTGATCGATGCGCTGAATCGCCGCAAAGCCCAGCTGCTGTCACGCGTCAACAAAGAGCACGAGCACAAGCtcaag gTGGTGAGGGACCAGATCTCCCACTGCACAGTGAAGTTGAGGCAGACCACAGGCCTGATGGAGTACTGCCTAGAGGTCATCAAAGAAAACGACCCCAGCGGATTCCTGCAG ATCTCGGACGCTCTCATCAGGAGAGTGCACATGACGGAGGGTCAGTGGGGAAAGGGTACACTGACCCCGCGGAtgaccagcgactttgacctgACGCTCGACAGCGGGCCACTGCTGCAGTCCATACACCAGCTGGACTTTGTGCAGATGAAAG TGCCGGCCGCTCCAATCCTTCAGCTGGAGGAGTGCTGCACTCAAAACAATAGCGCTACGTTGTCGTGGAAACAGCCCCCTCTCTCAACCATTGCAGTGGACGGATACATCCTGGAGCTAGATGATGGAAACGGGGGTGTATTTAgg GAGGTGTATGTGGGCTCAGAGACCATCTGCACTGTGGATGGCCTTCACTTCAACAGCACGTATAAGTCCCGTGTCAAAGCCTTCAACGGGAGCGGTGTCGGCCAATACAGCAAGACCCTCGTCATGCAGACCTCTGAAA CCGGACTCCCCCCATGCGATATTAACTCACTTGCTGCAG TCGCCTGGTTTGTTTTTGACCCTGCGTCGGCCCACCCGGACATCCTCCTGTCCAACGACAACCTGACAGTGACATGCAACAGCTACGACGACCGGGTCGTCATGGGCAACACGGCCTTCTCGCGCGGCGTACACTACTGGGAGATCACCATCGATCGCTATGACAACCATCCGGACCCGGCGTTCGGCATCGCCCGCGGCGACGTGCTGAAAGACGTGATGCTGGGGAAGGACGACAAGGCCTGGGCCATGTATGTGGACAACAACCGCTCCTGGTTCATGCACAACAACTCACACACCAACAG GACGGATGGAGGGATAGGCAAAGGGGCCACGGTGGGGGTGCTGTTGGATTTCACGCGAGGGAttctcatcttcctcatcaACGATGAGCAGCAGGGTCCCGTGGCCTTCGAGGGGATGGAGGGGCTCTACTACCCAGCCATCAGCCTCAACCGCAACgtgcag GTGACTCTGCACACTGGGCTACCCATTCCAGACTTCTATACGCCTGGAGAGCCTGACCCCAACGGCTCCGTCTGTTAG
- the trim9 gene encoding E3 ubiquitin-protein ligase TRIM9 isoform X2, producing the protein MESLTLGNLTSYKTMDEMEEELKCPVCGSFFREPIILPCSHNICLACARNILVQTPDAESPQSSRASGSGVSDYDYLDLDKMSLYSEADSGYGSYGGFVSAPTTPCQKSPNGVRVFPPAVPPQPQQQHLLPFPGGLPPIPRNSCITCPQCHRSLILDDRGLRGFPKNRVLEGVVDRYQQSKAAALKCQLCEKSPREATVMCEQCDVFYCDPCRLRCHPPRGPLAKHRLVPPAQGRISRRTSPRKISTCTEHELENLSMYCVQCKTPVCYQCLEEGKHSTHEVKALGAMWKLHKGQLSQALNGLSDRATEAKEFLVQLRNMVQHIQENGVEFEACLVAQCDALIDALNRRKAQLLSRVNKEHEHKLKVVRDQISHCTVKLRQTTGLMEYCLEVIKENDPSGFLQISDALIRRVHMTEGQWGKGTLTPRMTSDFDLTLDSGPLLQSIHQLDFVQMKVPAAPILQLEECCTQNNSATLSWKQPPLSTIAVDGYILELDDGNGGVFREVYVGSETICTVDGLHFNSTYKSRVKAFNGSGVGQYSKTLVMQTSEIAWFVFDPASAHPDILLSNDNLTVTCNSYDDRVVMGNTAFSRGVHYWEITIDRYDNHPDPAFGIARGDVLKDVMLGKDDKAWAMYVDNNRSWFMHNNSHTNRTDGGIGKGATVGVLLDFTRGILIFLINDEQQGPVAFEGMEGLYYPAISLNRNVQVTLHTGLPIPDFYTPGEPDPNGSVC; encoded by the exons ATGGAGAGTCTTACACTCGGGAACCTGACCTCATATAAAACCATGGATGAGATGGAAGAAGAGCTGAAATGCCCTGTATGTGGGTCTTTTTTCCGGGAGCCTATAATTCTGCCGTGCTCTCACAACATTTGCCTTGCTTGTGCGCGGAATATCCTAGTGCAAACTCCTGATGCCGAGTCACCACAGAGCAGCCGGGCATCGGGCTCCGGTGTGTCCGACTATGACTACCTGGACCTGGACAAGATGAGCCTATACAGTGAAGCTGACAGCGGCTATGGTTCGTATGGGGGCTTCGTCAGTGCGCCGACCACCCCTTGCCAAAAATCCCCGAACGGGGTGCGGGTGTTTCCCCCTGCCGTTCCCCCACAACCTCAACAACAACACTTGCTCCCGTTCCCCGGAGGACTGCCTCCGATCCCCCGCAACTCCTGTATCACCTGCCCGCAGTGCCACCGCAGCCTTATTCTAGATGACCGGGGACTTCGCGGCTTCCCCAAGAACCGGGTCCTGGAAGGGGTGGTCGACCGGTACCAACAGAGCAAAGCGGCGGCGCTTAAATGTCAGTTATGCGAGAAGAGCCCCAGGGAAGCTACGGTGATGTGCGAGCAGTGTGATGTCTTCTACTGCGACCCGTGCCGGCTGCGGTGTCACCCACCTCGGGGTCCGCTGGCCAAGCACCGTCTGGTGCCCCCAGCTCAGGGCCGCATCAGCCGCCGGACGAGTCCGCGAAAGATATCCACCTGCACGGAACATGAGTTGGAAAATCTCAGCATGTACTGTGTCCAGTGCAAGACGCCCGTGTGCTACCAGTGCCTGGAGGAAGGCAAACACTCGACGCACGAAGTCAAAGCTCTCGGGGCGATGTGGAAATTGCACAAG GGCCAGCTGTCTCAGGCTCTCAACGGGCTGTCTGACCGTGCCACTGAGGCCAAAGAGTTCCTGGTGCAGCTCAGAAACATGGTGCAGCATATCcag GAGAACGGTGTGGAGTTTGAGGCGTGTTTGGTGGCCCAGTGTGACGCTCTGATCGATGCGCTGAATCGCCGCAAAGCCCAGCTGCTGTCACGCGTCAACAAAGAGCACGAGCACAAGCtcaag gTGGTGAGGGACCAGATCTCCCACTGCACAGTGAAGTTGAGGCAGACCACAGGCCTGATGGAGTACTGCCTAGAGGTCATCAAAGAAAACGACCCCAGCGGATTCCTGCAG ATCTCGGACGCTCTCATCAGGAGAGTGCACATGACGGAGGGTCAGTGGGGAAAGGGTACACTGACCCCGCGGAtgaccagcgactttgacctgACGCTCGACAGCGGGCCACTGCTGCAGTCCATACACCAGCTGGACTTTGTGCAGATGAAAG TGCCGGCCGCTCCAATCCTTCAGCTGGAGGAGTGCTGCACTCAAAACAATAGCGCTACGTTGTCGTGGAAACAGCCCCCTCTCTCAACCATTGCAGTGGACGGATACATCCTGGAGCTAGATGATGGAAACGGGGGTGTATTTAgg GAGGTGTATGTGGGCTCAGAGACCATCTGCACTGTGGATGGCCTTCACTTCAACAGCACGTATAAGTCCCGTGTCAAAGCCTTCAACGGGAGCGGTGTCGGCCAATACAGCAAGACCCTCGTCATGCAGACCTCTGAAA TCGCCTGGTTTGTTTTTGACCCTGCGTCGGCCCACCCGGACATCCTCCTGTCCAACGACAACCTGACAGTGACATGCAACAGCTACGACGACCGGGTCGTCATGGGCAACACGGCCTTCTCGCGCGGCGTACACTACTGGGAGATCACCATCGATCGCTATGACAACCATCCGGACCCGGCGTTCGGCATCGCCCGCGGCGACGTGCTGAAAGACGTGATGCTGGGGAAGGACGACAAGGCCTGGGCCATGTATGTGGACAACAACCGCTCCTGGTTCATGCACAACAACTCACACACCAACAG GACGGATGGAGGGATAGGCAAAGGGGCCACGGTGGGGGTGCTGTTGGATTTCACGCGAGGGAttctcatcttcctcatcaACGATGAGCAGCAGGGTCCCGTGGCCTTCGAGGGGATGGAGGGGCTCTACTACCCAGCCATCAGCCTCAACCGCAACgtgcag GTGACTCTGCACACTGGGCTACCCATTCCAGACTTCTATACGCCTGGAGAGCCTGACCCCAACGGCTCCGTCTGTTAG